The Candidatus Zixiibacteriota bacterium genome includes the window GGTTGAACGGTGTGAACGGTTTGAACCGGAGCGGAGCGACTTTTCCTTGAATCTTTTGACCCGCCGAGGGGCGGCCGAACGATGTCGATTCGCATCCGGGTGATCGTCAAACCGGCGGCGAAGAAGGAGGGCGTGATCGAGCTTGCGCCCGGCGAGTACCGGGTGTCGGTCAACGCTCCGCCCGCCGAGGGAAGAGCCAACCAGGCGGTGCTGGAGCTTCTGGCAGATTATTTTTCGGTTCGCAAATCGGCGGTGCGCATCGTCGCCGGCCGCTCGGCGCGAAAGAAGATCGTCGAGATAGGCTAGCATCGCCGTTCGTGCGCCGCGGCCGGAAGGAGAGAAATGTCCAGGGTGGAAACGACGTACGCCATGGCCCGGCCATTCGCCGCGTGGGGGCGACTGGCCGCCAACTCGATCGCCCACACCACCGAGCACCTGTTCGGTGCGGTGGTTGCGGTGGTGCTCCCTTTGATCGCGGCATCGCTCGGCCTGAGCATGGCGCAGGCCGGAGCGCTGGTCTCGGCGCGGAGCCTGATGGCCGCGGCGGGCAGCATGCCCTGCGGTTTTCTCGCCGACCGCGGGCGCGGGCGGCACTGGCTCGTCGGCCTCTGTCTCGTTTTGCTCGGCATGGCGAGCCTGGGCTTGAGCCTTTCAGCGAGCTTTGCGGCCCTGGCGGTCTTCATGGCGATGAGCGGGCTCGGAGGGGGAGGGTTCCATCCGCCGTCACTTGCGATCCTGTCCTCGCGCTATCGTGAAAGGCGGACGTTTGCCGTCGGGGTCCACGACAGCAGCGGCAACCTCGGAGAAGTCATCGGCCCGCTCGCCATCGGGTTCCTTCTCACGTTTCTGGACTGGCGCTCCGCGCTGCAGGTATGGGCCGTTCCCGGCCTGGTCGTGGGCGTCGCTTACGCCCTGCTCGGCGCGGAGGCGGCCGCGCCAGCCGAAGGCACGCGCGAGTACCGGAGAGTGCTGTGGAACGAGGTCCTCAAGAACAGGACCGTCCTGGGCCTCGTCGCGGTTT containing:
- a CDS encoding DUF167 domain-containing protein, with translation MSIRIRVIVKPAAKKEGVIELAPGEYRVSVNAPPAEGRANQAVLELLADYFSVRKSAVRIVAGRSARKKIVEIG
- a CDS encoding MFS transporter yields the protein MSRVETTYAMARPFAAWGRLAANSIAHTTEHLFGAVVAVVLPLIAASLGLSMAQAGALVSARSLMAAAGSMPCGFLADRGRGRHWLVGLCLVLLGMASLGLSLSASFAALAVFMAMSGLGGGGFHPPSLAILSSRYRERRTFAVGVHDSSGNLGEVIGPLAIGFLLTFLDWRSALQVWAVPGLVVGVAYALLGAEAAAPAEGTREYRRVLWNEVLKNRTVLGLVAVSTLRAMGQVALSAFLPLYLSLHLKLGAGATGFYMSVLFFFAGTAPTFAGWISDRFGRNFLIMLFSLASVFAIAAVPFLETGWPLAAAFGAIGLVLWALRPVLITAAMDAAPQSVSGTIVAFIFTANAALSFLAPLAAGLVADARGLPAAVGSIALFPLLAFGLAAVVFARSRGPGAGLRS